A section of the Myxocyprinus asiaticus isolate MX2 ecotype Aquarium Trade chromosome 40, UBuf_Myxa_2, whole genome shotgun sequence genome encodes:
- the ccdc80l2 gene encoding coiled-coil domain-containing protein 80: MSRLWILLLLTATWSNIPVLSAKVGKKKHQLKNKGDLVMPKEDSGSDGARDRESGIPSGSEFLTDFAGKQRLWVITAPSHSDNYLRMMEKQIQDSDGLNCRLAERDTLIVTIIQNAMMEGKVQRTTLQGEATVELMDSEMVTKLLHYLELEDQIFSMLIVKKNMRISERFPYPVRVEAILEVIDQLPVRKLEKVTRKGLPIKCKITKKKLVVKKQGSTKKRTFSPQRQANITSIFPTKKKPLDKKATLRNKVQDILSGRSRFIIRKTPGSSSHGKPSTKAGSKSGSSGNERLKHDGQRKTADSDRKPETEVKKHDSASAADKMHANANSHFDIVNKELKAEQTVDHSSSKNKGKGKDGKKKKGKGGRKSQREADDKEKAALKDFMQKLKGRRRLLVISSQSDVSSQYIKQREENELHSCDFSLRKVSVMSIFGSERSPTLHIQHYQQDAEPLQTSLPDKFRNPELISEIRREYGLEPKNFSMVLTDYDLRPILNRVFNKPTALSVLLDYIDSFPSRQSEKEEEKKAPSPCSQAQANNRENSLMRFISKRRLLIISAPTVDDYSFHQQLQALNGQECPMGIRHFALLKLVGVGPSSSGTVEFFPLNGKSQPEKEMLSQDVVESLRNQLKINRDYFSMLVVGKDGDVKAWFPSPMWSLATIYDLVDSMELRQQEQKLQQTLGIYCPDENVGSYHGYTEETEDSYLYHRSED; this comes from the exons ATGTCTCGTCTATGGATCCTCTTGCTCCTGACTGCAACATGGAGTAACATCCCTGTGCTGTCTGCAAAAGTAGGCAAGAAAAAACATCAACTGAAGAACAAGGGTGACCTTGTAATGCCAAAGGAGGATTCTGGATCAGATGGGGCTCGTGATAGGGAATCTGGCATCCCATCAGGGTCAGAATTTTTGACTGATTTTGCAGGGAAACAACGCCTGTGGGTAATCACTGCACCATCGCACAGTGACAACTATCTTCGGATGATGGAGAAACAGATTCAGGATTCTGACGGACTGAATTGTCGATTAGCAGAGAGAGATACCCTCATTGTCACTATTATTCAGAACGCCATGATGGAGGGCAAAGTCCAGCGCACTACCTTGCAGGGAGAGGCCACTGTGGAACTCATGGACTCTGAAATGGTGACCAAACTTCTTCATTACCTGGAGCTGGAAGACCAGATCTTTTCCATGCTGATTGTAAAGAAGAACATGAGGATTAGCGAGAGATTTCCTTACCCAGTTCGTGTTGAGGCCATCCTTGAGGTCATTGATCAGCTGCCTGTGCGTAAGTTGGAAAAAGTTACAAGGAAGGGGTTACCCATTAAATGTAAGATCACCAAAAAGAAGTTAGTGGTGAAGAAACAGGGTTCCACCAAAAAGAGGACCTTCAGTCCACAGAGGCAGGCAAATATCACATCCATCTTCCCCACAAAGAAGAAACCTCTGGACAAAAAGGCTACTCTGAGAAACAAAGTCCAGGATATCTTGAGTGGACGCTCACGTTTCATTATCCGTAAAACACCAGGTAGTTCAAGCCATGGCAAACCATCAACTAAAGCAGGTTCAAAATCTGGATCTAGTGGAAATGAGAGGCTAAAGCATGATGGCCAAAGGAAAACTGCAGACAGTGATAGAAAGCCAGAGACAGAAGTGAAAAAACATGACTCCGCATCTGCAGCAGATAAAATGCATGCTAATGCAAATTCTCATTTTGATATTGTCAATAAGGAGTTGAAAGCAGAACAAACTGTTGaccattcaagctccaaaaacaaagGCAAAGGAAAGGATGGCAagaagaaaaaggggaaaggAGGGAGGAAGTCACAACGAGAAGCAGATGATAAAGAAAAGGCTGCTCTTAAAGACTTCATGCAAAAACTCAAAGGGAGAAGAAGACTTCTT GTGATATCTTCTCAAAGTGATGTCTCAAGTCAGTATATCAAACAGAGAGAGGAAAATGAACTACACAGCTGTGACTTTTCCCTGAGAAAGGTCTCAGTGATGTCCATCTTTGGTTCAGAACGCAGCCCTACACTACACATTCAACACTACCAACAAG ATGCTGAGCCTCTACAAACATCCCTGCCAGACAAGTTCAGAAACCCTGAATTAATCAGCGAGATTCGCAGAGAATATGGGCTTGAACCCAAAAACTTCTCAATGGTGTTGACTGACTATGACCTGAGGCCTAtt cttaaCAGGGTTTTCAACAAGCCAACAGCTCTTTCGGTTTTACTGGATTACATTGACAGCTTTCCTTCACGTCAGTCTgaaaaggaggaggagaagaaagctCCATCACCCTGCTCTCAAGCCCAAGCAAACAATCGGGAGAACTCACTTATGAG GTTTATATCAAAACGAAGACTTCTAATTATCTCAGCACCTACTGTAGATGACTACTCATTCCATCAGCAGCTTCAAGCACTAAATGGACAGGAGTGTCCGATGG GTATCCGTCATTTTGCCTTGTTGAAACTTGTGGGTGTTGGACCATCATCTTCAGGAACAGTGGAGTTTTTTCCATTGAATG GGAAAAGTCAACCAGAGAAGGAGATGCTTTCACAAGATGTAGTGGAGAGTCTCAGAAACCAATTAAAGATTAACAGGGACTACTTTAGTATGCTGGTGGTGGGTAAGGATGGGGATGTAAAAGCGTGGTTCCCATCTCCAATGTGGTCTCTGGCAACCATCTATGACCTTGTGGACTCTATGGAATTACGTCAACAGGAACAGAAACTGCAGCAAACTCTTGGAATTTATTGCCCAGATGAGAATGTTGGTTCTTACCATGGTTATACAGAAGAGACAGAGGACAGCTACTTGTACCACAGATCTGAGGACTGA